From Trueperaceae bacterium, a single genomic window includes:
- a CDS encoding GreA/GreB family elongation factor has translation MSKEPIYLTAKGLEKIKEELRYLKEEKRQELADYMGAALADGDLRESAAYDEARLLQSANEARIADLEEIIHRAVIVERDESDAVAALGASLELEDERGERHVFHLVGTHEADIFENRISDDSELGRQLLGKRAGDKVVVNGGALSYKVVSVKFD, from the coding sequence GTGTCCAAGGAACCGATCTATCTGACCGCCAAGGGTCTCGAGAAGATCAAGGAAGAGCTGCGCTACCTCAAGGAGGAGAAGCGCCAGGAGCTCGCCGACTACATGGGCGCGGCGCTCGCCGACGGTGACCTGCGCGAGAGCGCGGCCTACGACGAGGCGCGCCTGCTGCAGAGCGCGAACGAGGCGCGCATCGCCGACCTAGAGGAGATCATCCACCGCGCCGTGATCGTCGAGCGGGACGAGAGCGACGCCGTGGCCGCCCTCGGCGCCAGCCTCGAGCTCGAGGACGAGCGCGGCGAGCGCCACGTCTTCCACCTCGTCGGCACGCACGAGGCCGACATCTTCGAGAACCGCATCTCCGACGACTCCGAGCTGGGCCGCCAGCTCCTCGGCAAGCGCGCCGGCGACAAGGTCGTCGTGAACGGCGGCGCCCTGTCTTACAAGGTCGTCTCGGTCAAGTTCGACTGA
- a CDS encoding LptA/OstA family protein: protein MRLTLVGALALGAAAFTLAQDASPAPPAGSPAEEPASPPAESPADEPAAPPEEGGEQGEDAASERIITIDGSGGTQRGNLRSGPIVYEHPDPRGIRATVSTLTILGSYAELTAPEGTSIARGGERTAAFRNGVEVNRGRLTATGPQLVYSEATGLGVMEGGVEVVIEAEAEGEEPVHITAAQVSFDVDTDRSTSTGDVKLENGNQSATAENLIFEEEANLGVLTSEGGQVQITRTDEAGELMTITADEIRVLTEENRLYARGAVTVVDGSITSRGDVVFFDDEEGIAEIIGTSEQPAEAVDSETGASLVTDRIRQDIEFDFFEAIDASVRSAFDPAAFALRGETQE, encoded by the coding sequence GTGCGGCTGACGCTGGTGGGCGCGCTCGCCCTGGGCGCGGCCGCGTTCACGCTGGCGCAGGACGCGTCCCCAGCTCCGCCGGCGGGGTCGCCGGCGGAGGAGCCCGCGTCGCCCCCCGCCGAGTCCCCGGCGGACGAGCCCGCGGCGCCGCCGGAGGAGGGCGGGGAGCAGGGCGAGGACGCGGCCAGCGAGCGCATCATCACGATCGACGGCAGCGGGGGCACCCAGCGCGGGAACCTGCGCTCGGGGCCGATCGTCTACGAGCACCCCGACCCGCGCGGCATCCGCGCGACAGTCTCCACGCTGACGATCCTCGGCAGCTACGCCGAGCTCACCGCGCCGGAGGGCACCTCGATAGCCCGCGGCGGCGAGCGGACCGCCGCCTTCAGGAACGGCGTGGAGGTCAACCGCGGCCGGCTCACGGCCACGGGCCCGCAGCTCGTCTACAGCGAGGCGACCGGCCTGGGCGTGATGGAGGGCGGGGTGGAGGTCGTCATCGAGGCGGAGGCGGAGGGCGAGGAGCCCGTGCACATCACGGCGGCGCAGGTCTCGTTCGACGTCGACACCGACCGCTCCACCTCCACCGGCGACGTGAAGCTCGAGAACGGCAACCAGTCGGCGACCGCCGAGAACCTCATCTTCGAGGAGGAGGCGAACCTGGGCGTGCTGACGAGCGAGGGCGGTCAGGTGCAGATCACGCGCACCGACGAGGCGGGCGAGCTCATGACCATCACCGCCGACGAGATCCGCGTCCTCACCGAGGAGAACCGCCTCTACGCGCGCGGCGCCGTCACGGTCGTGGACGGCTCGATCACCTCGCGCGGGGACGTCGTGTTCTTCGACGACGAGGAGGGCATCGCCGAGATCATCGGCACCTCCGAGCAGCCGGCCGAGGCCGTCGACTCGGAGACCGGCGCGAGCCTCGTGACCGACCGCATCAGGCAGGACATCGAGTTCGACTTCTTCGAGGCGATCGACGCCTCGGTGCGCAGCGCCTTCGACCCGGCCGCCTTCGCGCTGAGGGGCGAGACCCAGGAGTGA
- a CDS encoding MBOAT family O-acyltransferase → MLFNSYVFWAFFAVVLALHAVLRGRSRKALLLVASYVFYGYWDWRFLGLIALSTASDFVAAQLIERSPDRARKRAWLAAALTLNLGILGFFKYFDFFVESLSSVLVAAGLPGLKPVLNVVLPVGISFYTFQTMSYTIDVYRGHLKPSRNLLDFALFVSFFPQLVAGPIERATSLLPQIVSPRQRTAADLPEGAYLVLSGLFRKVVIADNLAAIANGIFSADPSTLTGPEVVVGVYAFAFQIYGDFSGYSAIARGVARWLGYDLMVNFRMPYLSVSPSDFWRRWHISLSSWLRDYLYIPLGGNRHGTWNTYRNLMLTMLLGGLWHGAAWTFVAWGAFHGLILVAYRLVAGKDRETPRPLLARLPAMVLMFQLVAVSWLLFRAESIGQAFTMGVKALSDFTLTPLAIGGFATVAFFALPLMLFELWLEDKEDLMALLRRPWLARATVAAFCVLMLVFFPAPVRYEFIYFQF, encoded by the coding sequence ATGCTCTTCAACAGCTACGTCTTCTGGGCGTTCTTCGCCGTCGTGCTGGCGCTGCACGCCGTGCTGCGCGGCCGAAGTCGGAAGGCGCTCCTGCTCGTAGCCAGCTACGTCTTCTACGGCTACTGGGACTGGCGCTTCCTCGGGCTGATCGCGCTCTCGACGGCCTCGGACTTCGTGGCGGCGCAGCTCATCGAGCGCTCGCCCGACCGCGCGCGCAAGAGGGCGTGGCTCGCCGCCGCCCTGACGCTGAACCTCGGCATCCTCGGGTTCTTCAAGTACTTCGACTTCTTCGTGGAGAGCCTGTCGTCCGTGCTCGTGGCCGCCGGGCTGCCCGGCCTGAAGCCCGTGCTGAACGTCGTCCTCCCGGTGGGCATCTCGTTCTACACGTTCCAGACGATGTCCTACACGATCGACGTCTACCGGGGCCACCTGAAGCCGTCGCGGAACCTGCTCGACTTCGCGCTCTTCGTGAGCTTCTTCCCGCAGCTCGTGGCCGGGCCCATCGAGCGGGCTACGTCGCTGCTGCCGCAGATCGTCTCGCCGCGCCAGCGCACCGCCGCCGACCTGCCCGAAGGCGCCTACCTCGTCCTCTCCGGCCTCTTCAGGAAGGTGGTCATCGCCGACAACCTGGCGGCCATCGCCAACGGCATCTTCTCCGCCGACCCGTCGACGCTCACCGGCCCCGAGGTCGTGGTGGGCGTCTACGCCTTCGCGTTCCAGATCTACGGCGACTTCTCCGGCTACTCGGCGATCGCCAGGGGCGTGGCGCGGTGGCTCGGCTACGACCTGATGGTCAACTTCCGCATGCCCTACCTGTCCGTGTCGCCCAGCGACTTCTGGCGCCGCTGGCACATCTCCCTCTCGTCGTGGCTGCGCGACTACCTCTACATCCCGCTGGGCGGCAACCGGCACGGCACCTGGAACACCTACCGCAACCTCATGCTGACGATGCTGCTCGGCGGCCTGTGGCACGGCGCGGCGTGGACGTTCGTCGCGTGGGGCGCGTTCCACGGGCTCATCCTCGTCGCCTATCGCCTCGTCGCCGGCAAGGACCGAGAGACGCCGCGGCCCCTGCTGGCGCGACTGCCCGCGATGGTGCTGATGTTCCAGCTCGTCGCCGTGAGCTGGCTCCTGTTCCGCGCCGAGTCGATCGGGCAGGCGTTCACGATGGGCGTGAAGGCCCTCTCCGACTTCACGCTCACACCCCTGGCGATCGGCGGCTTCGCGACGGTGGCGTTCTTCGCGCTGCCGCTCATGCTCTTCGAGCTGTGGCTCGAGGACAAGGAGGACCTGATGGCGCTTCTCCGCAGGCCGTGGCTGGCGCGCGCGACCGTCGCCGCCTTCTGCGTGCTGATGCTGGTGTTCTTCCCGGCGCCGGTCCGTTATGAGTTCATCTACTTCCAGTTCTGA
- a CDS encoding LptA/OstA family protein translates to MSAAAGHAVRGRAAGGRAALVVAAATLAWAAAQAVTTFTVRRDDTELVISNRALASEGARSIGNNPNCEDGMRLTIVYGPPPGHVETRVEDAVITSHLALVRTPAEAKEGGGQETLELTGATVTFNRPGCIEESTPSDEPAVTLVQGRTTVVGTRFFLDREENVGTMDGPISLTRAPADEGEAPLTASSSSMTFAVDEQRATLQGDVRVTSQERTTTGDTLTLDEEAGTAVLTGSPARSVRGSDVLEGARLLYYLDSDDVVVIGNVAGELEVEIE, encoded by the coding sequence GTGAGCGCGGCCGCCGGGCACGCGGTACGTGGCAGAGCCGCCGGTGGCCGCGCCGCCCTCGTGGTGGCGGCCGCGACGCTCGCCTGGGCGGCCGCCCAGGCCGTCACCACGTTCACGGTCAGGCGCGACGACACCGAGCTGGTCATCAGCAACCGCGCGCTGGCGTCCGAGGGCGCCCGCAGCATCGGCAACAACCCGAACTGCGAGGATGGAATGCGCTTGACGATCGTCTACGGACCGCCTCCCGGTCACGTCGAGACGCGCGTGGAGGACGCCGTCATCACGTCGCACCTGGCGCTGGTGCGCACGCCGGCCGAGGCCAAGGAGGGCGGCGGGCAGGAGACCCTGGAGCTGACGGGCGCGACCGTGACCTTCAACCGGCCCGGGTGCATCGAGGAGTCGACGCCATCGGACGAGCCGGCCGTGACCCTGGTGCAGGGGAGGACGACCGTCGTCGGCACGCGCTTCTTCCTCGACAGGGAGGAGAACGTGGGCACGATGGACGGGCCCATCAGCCTCACGCGCGCGCCGGCCGACGAGGGCGAGGCGCCGCTGACGGCCAGCTCGTCGTCGATGACGTTCGCTGTCGACGAGCAGCGGGCCACCCTCCAGGGCGACGTGCGCGTCACCAGCCAGGAGCGCACGACCACCGGCGACACGCTGACCCTCGACGAGGAGGCCGGCACCGCCGTCCTCACGGGGTCGCCGGCGCGGAGCGTGCGCGGCTCCGACGTGCTCGAGGGCGCGCGGCTGCTCTACTACCTCGACAGCGACGACGTCGTCGTGATCGGGAACGTGGCGGGGGAGCTCGAGGTGGAGATCGAGTAG